DNA sequence from the Deinococcus humi genome:
TGGCTGTCCGAGAGGATCCGAACAGCGGGCGCCCTGGCACCTGTGCCTGAATGCAATGAGGCGTCCGCAGGCCATTTTCATGCTTGTCACGCGCCCGCGTGCTACCCGTGTAGCCAATGAATGTCCTTGATCTCGCGCGCGCTGCCGGTCCACTGCTGTGGGTCCTGATTGCCCTGTCCTTATATGTGGTGTACCTGACTGTGGCGCGGGCACAGGCTCTGTCCCGGCTGGGCCGCAACGCCGATGCCCTGATCGAGCGGGCCCGGGCCGTCACGGCGGAAAGCGGCCCTGCGGCGGCGCTGGCCGAAGTGGACCGTGCGGGCCACCCTGCGCCCGCCGCCAACGTGCTGCGCGCCGGGCTGGGACGCGCGGACCGGGGCGTCGACGCTGCCGGGGCCGCCATGCAGTCCGCGCTGCTGGCCGAGGACACCCGGCTGTATGCCGGCCTGAGCGCGCTGGGCACCGCCGCCCAGATCGCGCCGCTGCTGGGGCTGCTGGGCACGGTCATCGGCATGGTGCGCTCCTTTTTAGTCTTCAGTTCCACCGCAGCGCCCACGCCCGCGCAACTGGCCACAGGCATCAGCGAGGCCCTGGTTAATACGGCGGGCGGCCTGATCGTGGCGATCATCGCCTACGTGGCCCGCAACGCCCTGCGCGCCCGCGCGGACCGCATTGCCGTAGCTGCCGAACGGGTGCGCGAGGACCTGCCCGGCTGGCTGGCCCGGCCCGAAAGCCGCCCACGCCCCGAAGCCCGTCTGTCCAGGGCACAGGAGTACAGGGACCAGAACTACGACGCACAGCTCTACCGGGACCACGAACGCGGCACACAGCCGCAGCAGGCGGGTTTGACCCCGGTGCTGGCCTTCGATTTTGACGAGGCAAGCGAGAAGACCAGGGCCATCAGCAGTGGCCCGAACAACACGGGAGTGTTTCGCACCACGACTCCAGCGAAGTCCGCTCCTGCGGCCCGCAGCGACGGCACGGGTAAGGGCCAATGACCCGTGCCCAGGGCCGTCGCCGGATGCGGGACAGCGGGGACGGCGTGACCTTCGACTTCGCGCCGATGGTGGACGTAGTGCTGCTGCTGCTGATCTTCTTCTTCCTGACCAGTAGTCTGGGCGCCCGCCAGAACGCGTTGCCGCTGGACCTGCCCCGCGCCAGCACCACCGTGCAGGAAACCCCGGCCCTGCCCATCGTGAGTGTGGACCGTGCTGGGAAGCTGTTTCTGAACGGCCAGGAAACCACCCTGACCAAGCTGAGCGCTCAACTGAAGCCCCTGCTGAGCACCTCAGGCGGCGTGGTGGGCCTGCGCGCAGACGAGCGCGGCAGCTACGGCACGGTGGTGCGCGTGATGGACGTGATCAAAAAAGCAGGCGGCGAACGCTTGGCGCTGGGCACGAGGCCCAGCGAGTGACATGACCACTTCCCCACCCCCACGGACCGCCTCGGGATTCTCCACCGAGGGCCTCGAACGTTACCGCGCGCTGGCGGCCACCATCGGGATCCACGCGGCGCTGTTCACCGGCCTGTTGCTGCTGCGCCCCGGCACGCCGGACGCGCTGCAACCTCCGCCCGATCCCCTGCGGACGCCGCTGGAAGTCGTGACGCTGGCCCCCCCGCCGGATTCGGTGCCCGTGCAGGCCAGCGCGCCATTGACGCAGAAGCCAGTTCCAGTCAAGCCGCCAGCCGTCCCCAAGCCGGTGACGCCCAAACCCGTGACGGCCAAGCCAGTCACACCGCCGAAGCCTACGCCTGCCCAGACCAAACCAGCGCCTGCTCCAGAGCCTGCACCCACGCCTAAACCAGCCCCGATACCCCAGCCCGCACCGCCGCCCACGCCCACCCCGGCCCCGGCAGCCCGGCCCTCGCCGCCCCCTGCGCAGGTCAGAGCGCCCTCACCCGCGCCGAGCCCCGAACCGGCCCAGGCACCTGTAGAGACGCCCGTACCAACGAAGCCAGCGGCGGCCCCAGCAGCGCAGGCGCCGGTCACCCCACAACCT
Encoded proteins:
- a CDS encoding ExbD/TolR family protein, coding for MTRAQGRRRMRDSGDGVTFDFAPMVDVVLLLLIFFFLTSSLGARQNALPLDLPRASTTVQETPALPIVSVDRAGKLFLNGQETTLTKLSAQLKPLLSTSGGVVGLRADERGSYGTVVRVMDVIKKAGGERLALGTRPSE